In Rariglobus hedericola, the following proteins share a genomic window:
- a CDS encoding M48 family metallopeptidase has product MSEAEQPSFFDFFGGSNSDAGVEAPTERPDVIFERSAKATRYRLTLKKDGTAVAIIPLRGSEREAKAFVEEHRDWLERARERQKHKPRGATLWNLGAHVLWRGEMSEIRKASDGERPQVCIASDVFRVLKLEGDLRPTLEAHFLRLSKAELAARTWELAAITGMAVSAVSVRNQRTRWGSCSADGGISLNWRLIQTPDFVRDYIIYHELMHLKEMNHSDRFWARVEEVCPDWREAEKWLKRNGSLLGL; this is encoded by the coding sequence GTGAGCGAGGCCGAGCAACCCAGTTTCTTTGATTTTTTTGGCGGTTCCAATTCGGACGCCGGAGTGGAGGCGCCGACTGAAAGGCCCGACGTCATTTTTGAGCGCAGTGCCAAGGCGACGCGTTACCGGCTCACGCTCAAAAAAGACGGGACTGCTGTAGCCATTATTCCACTACGCGGCAGCGAGCGTGAGGCAAAGGCCTTCGTCGAGGAACACCGCGACTGGCTGGAGCGCGCCCGTGAACGGCAGAAACATAAGCCGCGTGGAGCGACGTTGTGGAACCTGGGCGCGCATGTGTTGTGGCGCGGAGAAATGAGCGAGATCCGCAAGGCGAGCGACGGGGAGCGTCCGCAGGTGTGCATCGCGTCAGATGTGTTTCGCGTGCTGAAGCTCGAGGGCGATTTAAGGCCGACCCTCGAGGCGCATTTTCTGCGTTTGTCGAAAGCCGAACTGGCGGCACGGACGTGGGAGCTGGCGGCGATCACGGGTATGGCGGTGAGCGCGGTGTCGGTGCGCAACCAGCGCACGCGGTGGGGTTCATGTTCGGCCGATGGCGGGATTTCGCTCAACTGGCGATTGATCCAGACGCCGGACTTTGTGCGCGACTACATCATTTACCACGAGCTGATGCATCTTAAGGAGATGAACCACTCGGATCGTTTCTGGGCGCGGGTCGAGGAAGTGTGTCCGGACTGGCGCGAGGCCGAAAAGTGGCTCAAGCGGAACGGATCGCTGCTGGGGCTGTAA
- a CDS encoding DUF4159 domain-containing protein — translation MSAVLRSLLVLILLSATALHGESSPATTSPRGGRVGWARLISDDPEWERHTRSDNNLSDYIKTRTSLNLDPVWHTATPTRLDDLALYPFIFSTGLATIRDPLRRKNLAEYLDRGGFLLVDSCINRNVTPDPDVFLADNTALFRAILPGCAVKPLATDHEIYRCFFTLKEVPPHTYHDAIHDPRWARHPLYGVFNSSGRLCSVISLSGLQCGWDRMIAPAGHTEQCMQMVVNIYVYAMTR, via the coding sequence ATGAGCGCCGTCCTCCGCTCGCTGCTCGTCCTGATCCTGCTTTCCGCCACCGCGCTTCACGGCGAATCTTCGCCCGCCACCACCTCCCCGCGGGGTGGCCGCGTAGGCTGGGCCCGCCTCATCAGCGACGATCCCGAATGGGAGCGCCACACGCGCAGCGACAACAATCTCTCCGACTACATCAAGACCCGCACCAGCCTGAACCTCGATCCCGTCTGGCACACCGCCACGCCCACCCGCCTCGACGACCTCGCGCTCTACCCGTTCATTTTCTCCACCGGCCTCGCCACGATCCGCGATCCGCTCCGTCGCAAAAACCTCGCCGAATACTTGGATCGCGGCGGCTTCCTGCTCGTTGATTCCTGCATCAACCGCAACGTAACGCCCGATCCCGACGTCTTCCTCGCCGACAACACCGCGCTCTTCCGCGCAATTCTTCCCGGCTGCGCCGTCAAACCCCTCGCAACCGACCACGAGATCTACCGCTGCTTCTTCACGCTAAAGGAAGTCCCGCCCCACACCTACCACGACGCCATCCACGACCCGCGCTGGGCGAGACACCCGCTCTACGGTGTATTCAATTCTTCAGGACGCCTCTGTTCGGTCATCAGCCTGAGCGGACTCCAATGCGGCTGGGACCGCATGATCGCCCCCGCCGGCCACACCGAGCAGTGCATGCAGATGGTCGTGAACATCTACGTCTACGCCATGACCCGCTAG
- a CDS encoding methionine biosynthesis protein MetW has translation MSKHTHIKRSVDMQIIADWIEPGSRVLDLGCGRGVLLDYLVQTKQIHAVGVDLDFDKISACVRRGLTAYQGDMMSLMRALPENHFDRVICSRTLEELPDPGAIIEQALRIGKTVTVGFVNHGYWKNRAAAFFLGRKPRNAVYTTAWFESRPTNPASIADFEDFCALRQLKIARHAHLSGDWKSRNSLLPNLLAGYALYDLTR, from the coding sequence ATGTCCAAGCACACCCACATCAAGCGCAGCGTCGACATGCAGATCATCGCCGACTGGATCGAGCCCGGCTCCCGCGTGCTCGACCTCGGCTGCGGCCGCGGCGTGCTCCTCGACTACCTCGTGCAGACGAAACAAATCCACGCGGTCGGCGTGGATCTCGATTTCGACAAGATCTCCGCCTGCGTGCGCCGCGGACTCACCGCGTATCAAGGCGACATGATGTCCCTCATGCGCGCACTGCCCGAAAACCACTTCGACCGCGTCATCTGCTCACGCACGCTGGAAGAACTCCCCGATCCCGGCGCCATCATCGAACAAGCCCTCCGTATCGGAAAAACGGTTACCGTTGGCTTCGTGAACCACGGCTACTGGAAAAACCGCGCCGCCGCCTTCTTCCTCGGACGCAAACCGCGCAACGCGGTTTACACCACCGCCTGGTTCGAGAGCCGCCCGACGAATCCCGCGAGCATCGCCGACTTCGAAGACTTCTGCGCACTGCGCCAGCTCAAGATCGCGCGTCACGCCCACCTCAGCGGCGATTGGAAAAGCCGGAATAGCCTCCTGCCCAATCTGCTCGCAGGCTACGCCCTCTACGATCTCACGCGCTGA
- the rnpA gene encoding ribonuclease P protein component has product MRFRAEQHLRRQLDFQHVRTHGRRHDCGAFMLWYARQAAPIAPVAAVPAASTDAVSPDGATPAETAPRSRSHQKKSASGPIPARVGVVASKSAVGNAVQRARAKRRLREAFRQHQLRVPAGYDLLLVARSSLNRLEYREIERRFADACLKIFPAAKA; this is encoded by the coding sequence ATGCGTTTCCGCGCCGAGCAACACCTGCGGCGCCAGTTGGATTTCCAGCATGTCCGCACCCACGGGCGCCGCCACGATTGCGGCGCCTTTATGCTTTGGTATGCTCGACAGGCCGCCCCGATCGCGCCTGTAGCAGCCGTTCCCGCAGCGTCCACTGACGCCGTAAGCCCCGACGGGGCCACCCCGGCCGAGACCGCTCCACGCAGCCGTTCTCATCAAAAAAAATCTGCGAGCGGCCCGATTCCCGCCCGCGTCGGCGTGGTCGCCTCCAAGTCCGCCGTCGGCAACGCCGTGCAACGCGCCCGCGCCAAACGCCGTCTGCGCGAGGCCTTTCGCCAGCATCAACTGCGCGTTCCCGCCGGTTACGATTTGCTGCTCGTTGCCCGCAGCTCGCTCAATCGGCTTGAGTATCGCGAGATCGAACGAAGATTCGCTGACGCCTGTCTCAAAATTTTCCCGGCCGCCAAAGCCTGA
- a CDS encoding YidC/Oxa1 family insertase periplasmic-domain containing protein — translation MDKKNTTIGVILLLVAFASLYFASPKPGAAPTATPDAVTPASTAAVEGQPAGTTPPTGTLSAPALPAPTNSTFAALANDNADASITTLANDYVELRLTDFGGAIRDVAFKKYAAIQGQPEPFVFNHLHASPILALDDFPGLDRSARYALVSATSTEVVYRAVLENRIEVTRRYVLRAPGDTTGDPYRIRHETTFRNLTDQTTPLPRAAVNLGTANLIDRNDTGQYLNLASYDGEDAHFTDRGALQGGGFLSGFGIGNKADLPSLELTQKTVWAGVKNQFFASIFTPEKPGVGVLVRRIELPALAGSSYPSIGLTGAARFDLPVLPAAGSASITGELYVGPKEYTRLDKLGNREDLVMQFSRGMGKIFLSGIVSPALNKLMKWTYGFVHNWGIAIILMTILLKVISLPFTLAASKSAKRMQKLQPLMQAVREKYKDQPQKLNQATMELFKEHKVNPAGGCIPILITIPLFIGFFTMLQGTAELRFQSFLWAHDLSAPDTVARIFGLPLNIMPLLMGVTMFFQMKLTPSPTTDNMQAKIFKFMPFFFTAICYNFSCALALYSTINGLFTIGQQLVVNKYTKTDPVPTPLGVPSGTGKGKKLKNVTPPKKK, via the coding sequence ATGGATAAAAAGAATACGACCATCGGCGTCATCCTGCTCCTCGTCGCCTTTGCCAGCCTCTACTTCGCCAGCCCCAAACCGGGTGCCGCTCCGACCGCCACGCCTGATGCGGTGACCCCTGCGTCCACGGCAGCCGTCGAAGGCCAGCCGGCCGGCACGACGCCCCCGACCGGCACGTTGAGCGCACCCGCGCTCCCCGCCCCGACGAACTCCACGTTTGCCGCGCTCGCCAACGACAACGCCGATGCGTCCATCACCACGCTCGCCAACGACTACGTCGAACTGCGCCTCACCGATTTCGGCGGCGCCATCCGCGACGTCGCCTTCAAGAAATACGCCGCCATCCAGGGCCAGCCCGAGCCGTTCGTCTTCAATCATCTCCACGCCTCGCCGATCCTCGCACTGGATGATTTCCCCGGTCTCGACCGCTCCGCGCGTTACGCGCTGGTGAGCGCCACATCCACCGAGGTCGTTTACCGCGCCGTTCTGGAGAACCGCATCGAGGTCACCCGCCGCTACGTGCTCCGCGCCCCCGGCGACACCACGGGCGACCCCTACCGTATCCGCCACGAGACTACGTTCCGCAATCTCACCGACCAGACCACCCCGCTGCCCCGCGCCGCCGTCAATCTCGGCACCGCCAACCTCATCGACCGCAACGACACCGGCCAATACCTCAACCTCGCGAGCTACGACGGCGAAGACGCGCACTTCACCGATCGCGGCGCCCTCCAGGGAGGCGGCTTCCTGAGTGGCTTCGGCATCGGCAACAAAGCCGATCTGCCCTCCCTCGAACTCACCCAGAAAACCGTCTGGGCCGGCGTGAAGAACCAGTTCTTCGCCAGCATCTTCACCCCGGAGAAACCCGGTGTCGGCGTGCTCGTGCGCCGCATCGAACTGCCCGCGCTCGCCGGTTCCAGTTATCCGAGCATCGGCCTCACCGGTGCCGCCCGCTTCGACCTACCGGTCCTTCCCGCGGCCGGCTCGGCCTCGATCACCGGCGAACTCTATGTCGGCCCGAAGGAATACACCCGCCTCGACAAACTGGGTAATCGCGAAGACCTCGTGATGCAGTTCAGCCGTGGCATGGGTAAGATCTTCCTGAGCGGCATCGTTTCCCCGGCGCTCAACAAGCTGATGAAGTGGACCTACGGCTTCGTCCACAACTGGGGCATCGCCATCATCCTGATGACCATCCTCCTCAAGGTCATCTCTCTACCCTTCACGCTCGCCGCTTCGAAGTCCGCCAAGCGCATGCAGAAGCTCCAGCCGCTCATGCAGGCCGTCCGCGAGAAATACAAGGATCAGCCCCAGAAGCTCAACCAGGCCACCATGGAGCTCTTCAAGGAGCACAAGGTAAACCCCGCCGGCGGCTGTATCCCGATTCTCATTACGATCCCGCTCTTCATCGGTTTCTTCACGATGTTGCAGGGCACCGCCGAGCTGCGCTTCCAGTCGTTCCTCTGGGCTCATGACTTGTCGGCCCCCGACACCGTGGCGCGCATCTTCGGCCTCCCGCTCAACATCATGCCGCTGCTCATGGGCGTCACCATGTTCTTCCAGATGAAGCTCACGCCGTCGCCCACGACGGACAACATGCAGGCGAAGATCTTCAAGTTCATGCCGTTCTTCTTCACGGCGATCTGCTACAACTTCTCCTGCGCCCTCGCCCTCTACTCGACGATCAACGGTCTCTTCACCATCGGCCAGCAGCTCGTGGTGAACAAATACACCAAGACCGATCCCGTCCCCACCCCGCTCGGCGTCCCCAGCGGCACCGGCAAGGGCAAGAAACTCAAGAACGTCACGCCCCCCAAGAAGAAATAA
- the metX gene encoding homoserine O-acetyltransferase MetX, producing MNDADDDIPSATRSEPGEVGLVEPRDFITTEPFTFDNGQTTPGFTLRYETYGRPNAARDNAILIFHALSGDHHCAGIHSLNDRKPGWWNNLIGPGKAVDTNKFFVLCSNVIGGCQGSSGPSSIDPRTGKPYGITFPSVTIRDMVRTQKLWLDSIGITSIYAAIGGSMGGMQVLQWSIEYPSFVKRALAMATTAREGAQAIAFNEVGRQAILQDPEWNHGYYPKSGGPRVGLAIARMMAHITYLSDASMDRKFGRKAVAAHRKPSPASDVSELSMEGIDPVAPAATFDVRFEVESYLRYQGQSFINRFDANSYLYITRALDQFDLAATHGSLEAAFAEVQAATLVIGFTSDWLFPPDQNRDIALALLRAGKRVSYAELSTDLGHDSFLLESPQLYDLVRGFLN from the coding sequence ATGAACGACGCCGACGATGACATCCCTTCCGCCACCCGCTCCGAGCCGGGCGAGGTCGGGCTGGTCGAGCCGCGGGACTTTATCACGACCGAGCCGTTCACCTTCGACAACGGCCAGACGACTCCCGGCTTCACGCTGCGCTACGAGACCTACGGTCGTCCCAACGCCGCGCGCGACAACGCGATTCTGATTTTCCACGCGCTTTCGGGTGACCACCACTGCGCCGGCATCCACTCGCTCAACGACCGCAAACCCGGTTGGTGGAACAACCTCATCGGCCCCGGCAAGGCGGTCGATACCAACAAGTTTTTTGTTCTCTGTTCCAACGTGATCGGCGGCTGCCAGGGCTCCAGCGGTCCGTCGTCGATCGACCCGCGCACCGGCAAGCCCTACGGCATCACGTTCCCCTCCGTCACCATCCGCGACATGGTGCGCACGCAGAAGCTCTGGCTCGATTCCATCGGAATCACTTCGATCTACGCCGCCATCGGCGGCTCGATGGGCGGCATGCAGGTGCTCCAATGGAGCATCGAATATCCGTCGTTTGTGAAGCGTGCACTCGCCATGGCCACCACCGCCCGCGAGGGCGCGCAGGCCATCGCCTTCAATGAGGTTGGTCGCCAGGCCATCCTGCAGGATCCCGAGTGGAACCACGGTTACTACCCGAAGAGCGGCGGTCCCCGCGTGGGCCTCGCGATCGCCCGCATGATGGCCCACATCACCTACCTATCCGACGCGTCGATGGACCGTAAATTCGGCCGCAAGGCCGTCGCCGCCCATCGCAAGCCTTCGCCCGCCAGCGACGTTTCGGAGCTCTCCATGGAGGGCATCGACCCTGTCGCGCCCGCCGCCACGTTTGACGTGCGCTTCGAGGTCGAGAGCTACCTGCGCTACCAGGGCCAGAGCTTCATCAACCGGTTCGACGCCAACTCGTATCTCTACATCACGCGTGCCCTCGACCAGTTCGATCTCGCCGCCACCCATGGCTCGCTCGAAGCCGCGTTTGCCGAGGTGCAAGCCGCCACGCTCGTGATTGGTTTCACCAGCGACTGGCTGTTCCCGCCCGATCAGAACCGCGACATCGCCCTCGCCCTCCTGCGCGCCGGCAAACGCGTGAGTTATGCCGAGCTTTCGACCGACCTCGGCCACGACTCCTTCCTGCTCGAGTCGCCGCAGCTCTACGATCTCGTGCGCGGTTTCCTCAACTGA
- the rpmH gene encoding 50S ribosomal protein L34, whose translation MQPTFRPHRLKRARKIGFFARKATVGGRKVLANRRRKGRKRLTVV comes from the coding sequence ATGCAACCCACATTCCGCCCGCACCGCCTTAAGCGCGCCCGCAAGATCGGTTTCTTTGCCCGTAAAGCCACCGTTGGCGGCCGCAAGGTCCTCGCCAACCGTCGCCGCAAAGGCCGTAAGCGGTTGACCGTCGTCTAA
- a CDS encoding metallophosphoesterase family protein — MRIAVISDTHGQYPACLPERLRGADEIWHLGDVTDPAVLVEFEQLGVPLRVVRGNCDDWPAWPLTLNLERGGVKFHLVHIPPKRAPAGTRVLLHGHLHVPRDEVDVRGVRWLSPGCISQPRGHGCSFAWLTVEVGRFHWMLETLEK; from the coding sequence ATGCGTATTGCAGTTATTTCCGACACCCACGGGCAGTATCCGGCCTGCCTGCCGGAGCGGCTGCGCGGCGCGGACGAGATCTGGCATCTGGGCGACGTGACCGATCCCGCGGTGTTGGTGGAGTTCGAACAACTCGGCGTGCCGTTGCGGGTGGTGCGTGGCAACTGCGACGACTGGCCGGCGTGGCCGTTGACGCTTAATCTGGAGCGGGGCGGTGTAAAATTTCACCTCGTGCATATCCCGCCGAAGCGGGCGCCGGCGGGCACGCGGGTGTTATTACACGGCCACCTGCATGTGCCGCGTGACGAGGTGGATGTGCGCGGCGTGCGCTGGCTGAGCCCAGGCTGCATCTCGCAACCACGCGGCCACGGCTGCAGTTTCGCGTGGCTGACTGTGGAAGTGGGGCGCTTTCACTGGATGCTGGAAACACTCGAAAAATGA
- the yidD gene encoding membrane protein insertion efficiency factor YidD, with protein sequence MPASSSTLLPLVLRLPAKALLGLVWVYQHTLSPAIPAVFGQACACRFHPTCSYYAADAVRTHGAIRGVWLAVRRLLRCTPLHPGGIDPVPAPRHSSRPVCVRG encoded by the coding sequence ATGCCTGCCTCTTCGTCCACACTCCTGCCGCTCGTCCTTCGCCTTCCCGCGAAGGCTTTGCTCGGCTTGGTGTGGGTGTATCAGCACACGCTTTCGCCCGCGATTCCCGCCGTGTTCGGCCAGGCCTGCGCCTGTCGCTTTCACCCGACCTGCTCATACTACGCCGCGGACGCCGTCCGCACGCATGGTGCGATCCGCGGCGTGTGGCTGGCGGTGCGCCGGTTGTTGCGTTGCACGCCGCTGCATCCGGGCGGCATCGATCCCGTGCCCGCACCGCGCCACTCTTCACGCCCCGTCTGTGTGCGCGGCTGA
- a CDS encoding histidine kinase N-terminal 7TM domain-containing protein, translated as MSTLFTYQLTALALPQAIAAGLCLIAAGFVWPLRRESTAAAWLVAVLGGAILWSFAGALEFLAVAVPAKIFWTQISYIGIVMGPISLFHFTYAHTHGGASPRRAVSVVICLIGLLVLLSAFTNSWHGLHWPEVTAVQRGKFVFANYERGPMFWVTVAYCYGFMFASSVMLAAHTISMGNVFRQQAWIIILATLAPWFTSVIYVMRLGPLPELDHTPVGFAVSGILFSWAVVRMRLFELVPVAANTLFLYIPDPVLVADPLGRLVRANLAAIQRFGRIDRHIGQPLLSGFAQHPELGAGILESTTRTDPHTFSLGDNWWTIQSTSLDEADGRARGNLIVLRDITEQKRAEIALLHAKQELEETLVRADALAQEAMAASTAKSNFLAQVSHDLRTPLHAILGMTEVLRSGPLDAAQQTEVATISDAGDALLRLINDLLDLSRIEAGRLDLAHEPFQLDDVLDQIADLLGPAAHRKGLFFAHWIEPGLPGGLRGDADRLRQALFNLVGNAVKFTERGGITVRALRDGPSLRIEITDTGRGIAPEHLANLFNPFNRGDPELARRVEGTGLGLAITRRLAEAMGGTVTVSSRPGEGTVFVLELPIVDDSAVGAGVARLTGQATGRRVAVDLANTIRCLAVIQGLRSLGMDAVELSANSLPSAGGALIVESTALEQSPAKDWIAAGCTVIALAAPESKPSATTAPLRRRSLASALLSASTPSQSPFVAPAGPRRRVLLADDNALSLRVSTAQLGQCNCEVTTVTGGLAALDQLARESYDIIVLDGQMPDLNGWEVAFRVRQWPKDALNARTPIVALTADLTPESHVRWLHAGAAVVLGKPVRTRELSETLERFTPKNEPVGLK; from the coding sequence GTGAGCACTTTGTTTACCTATCAACTCACGGCACTGGCCCTTCCGCAGGCGATCGCCGCCGGCCTGTGCCTGATCGCCGCCGGTTTCGTCTGGCCTTTACGCCGTGAGTCCACCGCCGCCGCGTGGCTGGTCGCCGTGCTCGGCGGCGCGATCCTTTGGTCCTTTGCCGGCGCGCTGGAATTCCTGGCCGTCGCGGTGCCGGCGAAGATTTTTTGGACCCAGATTTCCTACATCGGAATCGTGATGGGCCCGATTTCGCTTTTTCATTTCACCTACGCGCACACCCACGGCGGAGCGAGTCCGCGCCGGGCCGTCTCCGTGGTCATCTGCCTCATCGGCCTGCTCGTTCTCCTGTCGGCGTTCACCAACTCCTGGCATGGCTTGCACTGGCCCGAGGTCACCGCGGTCCAGCGCGGCAAGTTCGTCTTTGCCAACTACGAGCGCGGGCCGATGTTCTGGGTCACGGTCGCTTACTGCTACGGCTTTATGTTTGCGAGTTCGGTCATGCTCGCCGCCCACACGATCAGCATGGGCAACGTGTTCCGGCAGCAGGCGTGGATCATCATCCTCGCCACGCTCGCGCCCTGGTTCACCAGCGTCATCTACGTCATGCGCCTCGGCCCGCTGCCCGAGCTCGATCACACGCCGGTGGGGTTCGCGGTGAGCGGAATTTTGTTTTCCTGGGCGGTCGTGCGCATGCGGCTTTTCGAACTGGTGCCCGTCGCCGCCAACACCCTGTTTCTCTACATCCCCGATCCCGTGCTGGTGGCCGATCCCCTCGGTCGTCTGGTGCGCGCCAACCTGGCCGCGATCCAACGCTTCGGCCGCATCGACCGCCACATCGGTCAGCCGCTCCTCAGCGGTTTCGCACAGCACCCCGAACTCGGCGCCGGCATTCTCGAAAGCACCACGCGCACGGATCCGCACACGTTTTCACTCGGAGACAACTGGTGGACGATTCAATCCACCTCGCTCGACGAGGCCGATGGTCGCGCCCGTGGCAATCTGATCGTGCTGCGCGACATCACCGAACAAAAACGCGCCGAAATCGCCCTCCTCCACGCAAAGCAGGAGCTCGAAGAAACACTCGTCCGCGCCGACGCGCTCGCCCAGGAGGCGATGGCCGCCAGCACCGCCAAGAGCAACTTCCTCGCACAGGTCAGCCACGATCTGCGCACTCCGCTTCACGCCATCCTCGGCATGACCGAGGTGTTGCGCTCCGGCCCGCTCGATGCCGCGCAACAAACCGAGGTCGCCACCATCAGCGATGCGGGCGACGCCTTGCTGCGCCTCATCAACGATCTTCTCGATCTCAGCCGTATCGAAGCCGGTCGTCTCGATCTCGCCCACGAGCCGTTCCAGCTCGACGACGTGCTCGACCAGATTGCCGATCTCCTCGGCCCGGCCGCCCATCGCAAGGGCCTTTTCTTCGCCCACTGGATCGAGCCCGGCCTGCCCGGCGGACTTCGTGGCGACGCCGACCGCCTGCGTCAGGCGCTCTTCAATCTTGTGGGCAATGCCGTCAAGTTCACCGAGCGCGGCGGCATCACCGTGCGCGCGTTGCGGGACGGCCCCTCGCTTCGTATCGAAATAACCGATACCGGTCGCGGCATCGCACCCGAACATCTGGCCAACCTGTTCAATCCCTTCAATCGCGGCGATCCCGAGCTCGCCCGTCGCGTCGAGGGGACCGGACTGGGCCTCGCCATCACGCGGCGTCTCGCCGAGGCGATGGGCGGCACCGTCACCGTAAGCAGCCGGCCCGGCGAAGGCACCGTGTTCGTCCTCGAGCTGCCCATCGTGGACGACTCCGCCGTCGGCGCGGGCGTCGCCCGACTGACCGGTCAGGCCACCGGTCGTCGCGTCGCCGTGGATCTTGCAAATACCATTCGTTGCCTCGCCGTCATTCAGGGATTGCGCAGCCTCGGCATGGATGCGGTTGAGTTATCGGCCAACTCCCTGCCCTCGGCTGGCGGAGCCTTGATCGTGGAATCCACGGCCTTGGAGCAATCGCCCGCCAAGGACTGGATCGCGGCCGGTTGCACGGTGATCGCGCTCGCCGCGCCCGAGTCAAAGCCCTCCGCCACCACGGCTCCGCTGCGTCGCCGCAGTCTCGCCTCGGCGCTGCTCTCCGCCTCCACACCCTCGCAATCCCCGTTCGTCGCGCCCGCGGGCCCGCGCCGCCGCGTGCTGCTCGCCGACGACAACGCCCTGAGCCTGCGCGTCAGCACGGCCCAGCTCGGCCAATGCAATTGCGAGGTCACCACGGTCACCGGAGGTCTCGCCGCGCTCGATCAACTGGCGCGTGAATCCTACGACATCATCGTCCTCGACGGACAAATGCCGGACCTCAACGGCTGGGAGGTCGCCTTCCGTGTGCGCCAGTGGCCTAAGGACGCGCTCAACGCCCGCACGCCCATCGTGGCGCTCACCGCCGATCTCACGCCCGAGTCGCATGTGCGCTGGTTACACGCCGGCGCCGCGGTCGTCCTCGGCAAACCCGTGCGCACGCGAGAACTCTCGGAAACGCTGGAACGGTTTACGCCAAAAAACGAACCGGTTGGTTTAAAGTAA
- a CDS encoding DNA polymerase Y family protein, which produces MSLRALIIDYNGFFASCEQQERPELRGRPVAVVPVMTESTCVIASSYDARARGIKVGTPVSEARQLCPGIVIIESRPEVYIRYHQKLITAVETCLPITEVWSIDEVWCTLPPDWQNRTDALATSRKIKTAIRLIAGECLTCSIGVAPNAWLAKIASDLEKPDGLVVIESEELPQRLFPLKLRDLPGIGGNMETRLRTAGLDTVEKLYAASVEKLRHIWGGIEGERMWERLRGTEVPLPPKRTSSLGHSHVLPPHLRNLAGAEATLHRLLQKASMRLRASGFYAGGMHLALRLSGHKQWSTAATFTETQDTLELTRIFNLLWVRRPSGTTAIHGVGVTLFDLGTTAGHTAMLPGIVDNGDKRAGLNAALDHINKKLGKNTVVFGGALGALDYAPVRIAFNRIPDLQIEEGDASGDLRPNDDELARFRLAPRVSALSVSAS; this is translated from the coding sequence GTGTCGCTGCGCGCCCTCATTATCGACTACAACGGTTTCTTCGCCTCCTGCGAACAACAGGAGCGGCCGGAGTTGCGCGGGCGCCCCGTGGCCGTCGTTCCCGTGATGACCGAATCCACCTGCGTCATTGCCAGCAGTTACGATGCCCGCGCGCGTGGGATTAAAGTCGGCACACCCGTTTCCGAAGCCCGTCAACTCTGTCCGGGCATCGTTATCATCGAATCGCGGCCCGAGGTTTATATCCGCTACCATCAGAAGCTGATCACCGCCGTGGAGACGTGCCTGCCGATCACCGAGGTCTGGTCCATCGACGAGGTCTGGTGCACGTTGCCACCCGACTGGCAAAACCGCACCGACGCCCTCGCCACCTCGCGCAAAATAAAAACCGCCATCCGTCTCATCGCCGGCGAATGCCTCACGTGCAGCATCGGCGTGGCGCCCAACGCCTGGCTCGCCAAAATCGCCTCCGACCTGGAGAAGCCCGACGGCCTGGTCGTCATCGAGTCCGAGGAACTCCCGCAACGTCTTTTTCCGCTCAAGCTGCGCGATCTCCCCGGCATTGGCGGCAACATGGAGACGCGACTGCGCACCGCCGGTCTCGATACGGTCGAAAAACTCTACGCCGCTTCCGTGGAAAAACTCCGCCACATCTGGGGCGGCATCGAAGGCGAGCGCATGTGGGAACGCCTTCGCGGCACCGAAGTCCCGCTCCCGCCGAAACGCACCAGTTCCCTCGGCCACTCGCACGTGTTGCCACCGCACTTGCGCAACCTCGCCGGCGCCGAGGCCACGTTGCACCGCCTCCTGCAAAAGGCTTCGATGCGTCTGCGCGCCTCCGGATTCTACGCCGGCGGCATGCACCTCGCGTTGCGACTCTCCGGACACAAACAATGGAGCACCGCCGCCACGTTCACCGAGACTCAGGACACGCTCGAACTCACCCGCATCTTTAATCTCCTCTGGGTCCGCCGCCCCTCCGGCACCACCGCGATTCACGGCGTCGGCGTGACGCTCTTCGATCTCGGCACCACCGCCGGCCACACGGCCATGTTGCCCGGCATCGTGGACAACGGCGACAAACGCGCCGGCCTCAACGCCGCCCTCGATCACATTAATAAGAAGCTCGGCAAAAACACCGTCGTCTTCGGCGGCGCGCTGGGAGCCCTCGATTACGCGCCCGTCCGCATTGCCTTCAATCGCATCCCTGATCTGCAAATCGAAGAGGGCGACGCCAGCGGCGACCTCCGCCCCAACGACGACGAGCTGGCCCGCTTCCGTCTCGCCCCACGCGTGTCGGCCCTCAGCGTGAGCGCGTCATAA